One genomic window of Camelina sativa cultivar DH55 chromosome 5, Cs, whole genome shotgun sequence includes the following:
- the LOC104786506 gene encoding uncharacterized protein LOC104786506 has translation MASISTWFRYMAHKLEYSLTLSLKSHRRQKLSDRELIQIVCKNLFYGKITYLHSDKVPEMSPTMTAKENTLLIRKIPIANTRFVFIGDAVVLKDPNDSDKYLVRRLAAVEGFEMVSGAEKEEPFVLGKDQCWVTAENQDLKAKEAYDSRTFGPVSTADIVGRAIYCLRTAVDHGPVRNSHTAMGHDSPILAVELDVEEMAKNHKA, from the exons ATGGCCTCAATCTCGACTTGGTTTCGATACATGGCTCACAAGCTTGAGTACTCCCTCACGCTCAGTCTCAAG AGTCATAGGAGACAAAAGCTGAGTGACCGGGAACTCATTCAAATAGTCTGCAAGAACCTATTCTATGGAAAGATAACATACTTACACTCGGATAAAGTACCAGAAATGTCACCAACCATGACCGCAAAGGAAAACACACTTCTTATCCGTAAGATACCTATTGCTAATACCAG GTTTGTATTCATTGGAGATGCTGTCGTCTTAAAGGACCCAAACGATTCAGATAAGTACCTTGTAAGAAGATTAGCAGCTGTAGAAGGATTTGAAATGGTATCAGGTGCTGAAAAAGAGGAGCCTTTCGTTCTCGGAAAGGATCAGTGTTGGGTAACAGCTGAAAACCAGGACCTCAAAGCTAAG GAAGCATATGATAGTCGAACATTTGGTCCTGTTTCAACAGCAGACATTGTTGGAAGAGCTATATATTGTTTGAGAACAGCCGTTGATCACGGTCCCGTTAGAAACAG TCACACTGCAATGGGACACGATTCTCCAATCCTGGCCGTAGAATTGGACGTGGAGGAGATGGCTAAAAACCACAAGGCATAA